One Coregonus clupeaformis isolate EN_2021a chromosome 33, ASM2061545v1, whole genome shotgun sequence DNA window includes the following coding sequences:
- the si:ch73-111k22.3 gene encoding pleckstrin homology-like domain-containing protein, with the protein MMAVVSATSNGADENSFAVKEDKKGWLSKRTHFTHRWKPAWFQLKETKLLYGENEEKLLKTINLVGAVVEAVEGGDGSFEWTITPKDRKRTFFLRAGTTSEQQGWMEAICEAQLSSRDHATNACVVQ; encoded by the exons ATGATGGCTGTAGTATCTGCGACCTCTAACGGTGCAGATGAAAACTCCTTTGCGGTAAAAGAGGATAAAAAAGGATGGTTATCCAAGCGCACACATTTTACGCACCGGTGGAAACCTGCATGGTTTCAGTTGAAAGAAACTAAACTGTTGTATGGAGAAAATGAAGAG AAGCTTCTGAAGACCATCAACCTGGTTGGGGCGGTGGTAGAGGCTGTTGAAGGAGGAGATGGATCATTCGAATGGACTATTACGCCTAAGGACAGGAAACGGACCTTCTTCCTCCGGGCTGGCACCACATCAGAACAGCAGGGATGGATGGAGGCTATATGTGAAGCACAGCTGAGCTCCAGGGACCATGCTACTAAT